One window from the genome of Dysgonomonadaceae bacterium PH5-43 encodes:
- a CDS encoding hypothetical protein (product_source=Hypo-rule applied; cath_funfam=3.40.50.300; pfam=PF01443,PF13361; superfamily=52540), whose amino-acid sequence MAWMVREDQLDPDQRDFINVESKKTGNIWVKGFAGSGKSVLLVHALREVIQKNPSAKVAIVVYTCSLVDLFKTGMKELGLPNSIPVMTYVDFYNKKNQRFDYIFCDEVQDLTNRVLVAMKDGANKVIVAGDSNQSIYDRDPKWYESVVKPSDIGKILNAKAFSLNRIYRLPRSIIRAVQKIAPFMFGGSKRDLTKVDVKIRVCEAQNITDEVKYVYNEAIKGPAVNETSVILIPIHYSIVQFVNEVLQVNNKPKWIPQRKNLYYVCIDFSNEQKAQNIISKKIFERQNKKSHIGYFATKSAAEKECERLKSNGIDFELKEKTIGYDYDSMNKYLREQNVKLQYVGNSHGSLLEAEQNKEAVLMTYHSSKGLDFNNVFLPFQADPGYSYVNKYELLFIVAITRSRKNLYLTYSGHANYLIDEIKDECTQISISNIPDSNNSIDDFDF is encoded by the coding sequence ATGGCTTGGATGGTAAGAGAGGATCAATTAGATCCAGATCAAAGAGATTTTATTAATGTAGAATCAAAAAAGACAGGAAATATATGGGTGAAAGGATTTGCAGGAAGTGGAAAGTCAGTTTTGCTTGTTCACGCCTTAAGAGAAGTAATTCAGAAAAATCCTTCTGCTAAAGTCGCTATTGTAGTTTATACATGCTCTTTAGTTGATCTATTTAAAACAGGAATGAAAGAGTTGGGGCTACCTAATAGTATACCCGTAATGACTTATGTTGATTTTTACAATAAGAAAAATCAAAGATTCGATTATATATTTTGTGACGAAGTGCAGGATTTAACCAATCGTGTTTTAGTTGCAATGAAAGATGGTGCTAATAAAGTAATAGTTGCTGGAGATTCTAACCAATCTATTTATGATAGAGATCCAAAATGGTACGAGAGTGTAGTTAAGCCTTCTGATATAGGAAAGATACTTAACGCAAAAGCTTTTTCTCTAAATAGGATATATCGTTTACCAAGAAGCATTATTAGAGCTGTGCAAAAAATAGCACCGTTTATGTTTGGAGGATCAAAGAGAGATTTGACAAAAGTAGATGTTAAAATTAGAGTATGTGAAGCTCAAAATATAACAGATGAGGTTAAGTATGTTTACAATGAAGCTATAAAAGGTCCTGCAGTTAATGAAACAAGTGTGATTTTGATACCTATACACTATAGTATAGTTCAGTTTGTTAATGAAGTTTTACAAGTGAATAATAAACCAAAGTGGATTCCTCAACGCAAGAACCTATACTATGTTTGTATTGATTTTTCAAATGAGCAAAAAGCTCAAAATATCATAAGTAAAAAAATATTCGAAAGACAAAATAAAAAGTCGCATATAGGATATTTTGCAACTAAATCGGCTGCGGAAAAAGAATGTGAAAGATTAAAATCAAATGGAATTGATTTTGAGCTAAAAGAAAAAACAATAGGATATGATTACGATTCTATGAATAAATATTTAAGAGAGCAAAATGTAAAGCTTCAATATGTTGGTAATAGCCATGGTTCTTTGCTTGAAGCAGAACAAAATAAAGAAGCTGTTTTAATGACCTATCACAGTTCAAAAGGACTTGATTTTAATAATGTTTTTTTGCCATTTCAAGCTGATCCTGGTTATTCGTATGTCAACAAATACGAACTATTATTTATAGTTGCAATAACAAGAAGTAGAAAGAATCTATATTTAACATATTCTGGACATGCAAATTATTTAATTGATGAGATTAAAGATGAATGTACTCAGATTTCAATATCAAATATTCCAGATTCTAACAATTCAATTGACGACTTTGATTTTTAG
- a CDS encoding molecular chaperone DnaK (product_source=KO:K04043; cath_funfam=1.25.40.10,3.30.420.40; cog=COG0443; ko=KO:K04043; pfam=PF00012; smart=SM00028; superfamily=100920,48452,53067) produces the protein MATEINIESLLPVIKDSKLARQETDIFNTTFIGIDFGTSTTVVSIATIDKQGGGVITNSIRLNQKLSDGAIYSSEKIPTVIAWHNQQLLVGEGASDLKYRLKKGVNIWYSFKMELGEDLGAKYYNSELDRNSNYPILNPKDAAKVFFQYLEVQIERYIREKNLPKHIQYAVSIPASFEANQRKELMYALEQNGISINKQSLIDEPNAAFLSYVQVSSMENNSITLPDGDNPKVLVFDFGAGTCDVSVLELGKDLDGIYSKNLSISKFEKLGGDDIDRLIAIDYLFPKLLEESKKEQSDFRTPEKNRIITQLLKTAEQLKIIICDKIALQMSNRVLPQSATSRDYVSIGYPVRIDSRKGLLTLTEPKLSYAEFNEVMKVFLKSSNLLPYRTKKVEDEFITIFNPIQTALKKANLSKNDIDYVLFIGGSSKNPYVQTALKEYFKESEILIPRDLQTHVSSGAAIHSLVFNGFGKNIIQPITSEPFIVITKDETPKVILKAGTHIPCDLIVIDDLVTSKDGQKAIELPICLGNKNKLLYNIKIVSGCREGFKRNVTVKLELEITADKLLIARASAEGQSVFVEPINPFANKELSAEERVVLRAERQANLEAEQNGGRPTKEGLTTLYQAYEKVGKDLRAAETLELLNELYPNTKNYNAIGVLYSNAGHESKALEYYELAYNMDKNATTAFNYALKLKYKDPNKSKEILEESLLFDPNMPHSLCELGQILNRENNPKGEEMIKKAFEIWKNKYERNRLHDNEYGWLVSVAEELGMREYAKQVRNSKPKFTGEKFYNSENLTKISTEEGLIKK, from the coding sequence ATGGCAACAGAAATTAATATAGAAAGTTTACTACCTGTAATAAAAGACAGCAAACTTGCACGTCAAGAAACAGATATTTTCAATACAACTTTTATTGGGATTGATTTTGGTACTTCTACAACTGTGGTGTCAATAGCAACAATAGATAAGCAAGGAGGGGGAGTAATAACAAATTCTATTCGACTTAATCAAAAATTAAGCGATGGGGCAATTTATTCATCAGAAAAAATTCCAACGGTTATAGCATGGCATAACCAACAGTTGTTGGTTGGGGAAGGAGCATCTGACTTGAAATATAGGCTGAAGAAAGGTGTTAATATTTGGTATTCTTTTAAGATGGAATTAGGGGAAGATTTAGGGGCGAAATATTACAATAGCGAGCTTGATAGGAATAGTAATTATCCTATATTGAACCCTAAAGATGCAGCAAAAGTCTTTTTTCAATACCTTGAGGTTCAGATAGAAAGATATATTAGAGAAAAGAATTTGCCTAAACACATTCAGTATGCAGTTAGTATTCCCGCTTCATTCGAGGCTAATCAACGAAAGGAATTGATGTATGCTCTCGAACAAAATGGAATTTCAATAAATAAACAATCTTTGATTGATGAGCCAAATGCTGCATTCCTAAGTTATGTTCAAGTCTCTTCTATGGAAAATAATTCAATAACTCTTCCTGATGGAGATAATCCTAAAGTGTTAGTTTTCGATTTTGGAGCAGGAACGTGTGATGTTTCAGTCCTTGAATTAGGAAAAGACCTAGATGGAATATATTCTAAAAATCTTTCAATTTCAAAGTTTGAAAAACTAGGAGGAGATGATATCGATAGGCTTATAGCTATTGATTATTTGTTTCCTAAATTACTCGAAGAAAGTAAAAAGGAACAGTCTGATTTTAGAACACCAGAAAAAAATAGAATAATTACTCAGTTATTAAAAACAGCTGAGCAGTTGAAAATTATTATTTGTGATAAAATAGCATTGCAAATGAGTAATCGAGTATTGCCTCAATCGGCAACAAGTAGAGATTATGTTTCGATAGGTTATCCTGTCAGAATAGATTCAAGGAAGGGCTTATTAACATTAACAGAGCCTAAATTATCTTATGCAGAGTTTAATGAGGTTATGAAAGTCTTTTTGAAGTCGAGCAATCTGTTGCCATATAGAACTAAAAAAGTAGAAGATGAATTTATTACAATTTTCAATCCTATTCAAACGGCCTTGAAAAAAGCGAATCTCTCTAAAAATGATATTGATTATGTATTGTTCATTGGTGGTAGTTCAAAAAATCCATACGTACAAACAGCACTTAAAGAATATTTCAAAGAGTCAGAAATATTGATTCCAAGAGACTTGCAAACTCATGTTTCTTCAGGGGCTGCAATTCATTCATTAGTTTTTAATGGTTTTGGGAAGAATATCATACAGCCTATTACCAGCGAGCCTTTTATCGTTATCACAAAAGATGAAACACCTAAAGTTATTCTTAAAGCAGGTACGCATATACCTTGTGATTTGATTGTTATTGATGATTTAGTAACAAGTAAAGACGGACAAAAGGCAATAGAACTACCTATTTGTTTAGGTAATAAAAATAAACTTCTTTATAATATTAAAATTGTTAGCGGTTGTAGAGAGGGCTTCAAACGTAATGTTACTGTAAAATTAGAATTAGAAATTACAGCAGATAAATTGCTTATAGCACGGGCTTCAGCAGAAGGGCAATCTGTTTTTGTTGAGCCTATAAATCCATTTGCAAACAAAGAACTTTCCGCAGAGGAAAGAGTTGTGTTAAGAGCAGAGAGGCAAGCAAATCTTGAAGCTGAACAGAATGGAGGAAGACCAACAAAAGAAGGGCTGACGACCTTATACCAGGCTTACGAAAAAGTTGGGAAAGATTTGCGAGCAGCAGAAACATTAGAACTGTTAAACGAATTATACCCAAATACTAAGAATTACAATGCAATAGGTGTATTGTATTCAAATGCAGGACATGAAAGCAAGGCTTTAGAATATTATGAATTAGCGTATAATATGGATAAGAATGCAACTACGGCATTCAACTATGCTCTAAAATTAAAATACAAAGACCCTAATAAGAGTAAAGAAATTTTAGAAGAGTCTTTGTTATTTGATCCTAACATGCCTCATAGTTTGTGCGAACTGGGACAAATTCTTAATAGAGAGAATAATCCCAAAGGAGAAGAAATGATTAAAAAGGCATTTGAAATATGGAAAAACAAATATGAAAGAAACAGATTGCATGACAATGAATATGGGTGGCTTGTCTCCGTTGCAGAAGAATTAGGTATGAGAGAGTATGCAAAACAGGTAAGGAATTCAAAACCCAAGTTTACAGGTGAAAAATTTTATAATTCAGAGAATCTAACAAAAATATCGACAGAAGAAGGTTTAATTAAAAAATGA
- a CDS encoding archaellum biogenesis protein FlaJ (TadC family) (product_source=COG1955; cog=COG1955; superfamily=81321; transmembrane_helix_parts=Inside_1_4,TMhelix_5_27,Outside_28_36,TMhelix_37_59,Inside_60_61): MRKTSLKAMLLSIIAFIITATIHAFVFDWDNEVTATILTATFALSKFFIVLTITLYCFRKR; encoded by the coding sequence ATGAGAAAAACATCCTTAAAAGCAATGTTGCTGTCAATAATTGCATTTATCATAACAGCAACGATACATGCATTTGTATTCGATTGGGACAATGAAGTAACAGCGACAATTCTGACAGCAACATTTGCATTGTCAAAGTTTTTTATAGTGCTAACCATTACTCTATATTGCTTCAGAAAAAGGTAA
- a CDS encoding membrane protein YqaA with SNARE-associated domain (product_source=COG1238; cath_funfam=1.20.5.160; cog=COG1238; superfamily=81452; transmembrane_helix_parts=Inside_1_4,TMhelix_5_27,Outside_28_41,TMhelix_42_64,Inside_65_70) → MKLKTLIWITVLILLMSAFMLFASALVYASVLDYQNETMSAIMIISAITVEISTVVLIMLAIFNGNIRKS, encoded by the coding sequence ATGAAATTAAAAACGTTGATATGGATAACAGTATTAATACTGTTAATGTCAGCATTTATGCTATTTGCAAGTGCATTAGTGTACGCGTCAGTGTTGGATTACCAAAATGAAACGATGTCTGCAATAATGATCATTTCTGCAATCACAGTTGAAATATCTACTGTAGTGTTAATAATGCTAGCGATATTTAACGGAAATATACGAAAGTCGTAA
- a CDS encoding hypothetical protein (product_source=Hypo-rule applied; cath_funfam=3.30.70.270; superfamily=47661,48371): MMSEENYEYEKEKYLSARKLIKFRKGLFLPSSKQIIYVENENNVFLNKFFNDNYEQVNQLFNQRGYQFVFIPKLLSEVKEVDATKILQYIFPHINELSVKQREAQNIYDLLFSLICNDEEKNLYPGLIRLKGTQSDCYFFSYLQITFFEEKELWQQLNLYIQHVGDKRLTNGITEFHKCNFLKRQSNVFMGITNPDVKEYAAENFEKEVLKIAEEIRVKIEKLKQLGVNELVIKSLFSLENAQPKLSHLLITNEYKIILPDYNNLEIKMHPLPKAVFFLFLKHPKGILFKYLSDYRKELLEIYKKVATRGTIDDYRKSIEDVTDPTKNSINEKCARIREAFIRELDENLAKNYFITGERFSVKKIQLDRSLIINESDI, translated from the coding sequence ATGATGTCGGAAGAGAATTATGAATACGAAAAAGAAAAATACCTTTCTGCGAGAAAATTAATTAAGTTTAGAAAAGGTCTTTTTTTACCCAGCTCAAAGCAAATTATATATGTAGAAAATGAGAATAATGTGTTTCTTAATAAATTCTTTAACGATAACTATGAACAAGTAAACCAATTATTCAACCAACGAGGATACCAGTTTGTGTTTATTCCTAAACTTTTGTCTGAAGTTAAAGAGGTAGATGCAACCAAAATTCTGCAATATATTTTTCCACACATCAATGAGTTGTCTGTAAAACAAAGAGAAGCACAAAATATCTATGATTTGTTGTTTTCTCTTATTTGCAATGACGAAGAAAAGAATTTGTATCCAGGTCTTATAAGACTCAAAGGCACGCAGAGTGATTGTTACTTCTTCTCTTATTTGCAAATTACTTTTTTTGAAGAGAAAGAATTATGGCAACAGCTAAACTTGTATATACAACACGTAGGCGATAAAAGATTAACCAATGGAATAACTGAATTTCATAAGTGTAACTTTCTTAAACGACAGAGCAATGTTTTTATGGGGATTACAAATCCTGATGTAAAAGAATATGCCGCAGAAAATTTTGAGAAAGAAGTACTTAAAATAGCAGAAGAAATACGCGTTAAAATAGAAAAGTTAAAACAATTAGGCGTAAATGAACTTGTTATAAAGTCGTTGTTTTCTCTTGAAAATGCCCAGCCTAAGCTAAGCCACTTATTAATAACAAACGAATATAAAATAATCCTTCCTGACTATAACAACTTGGAAATAAAAATGCATCCTCTTCCCAAAGCTGTATTCTTTTTGTTCTTAAAGCACCCAAAAGGGATATTGTTTAAGTATTTGTCTGATTACAGAAAAGAGCTTCTTGAAATTTACAAAAAAGTAGCAACAAGAGGCACTATTGATGATTATCGTAAAAGCATTGAAGACGTAACTGACCCAACTAAAAACTCTATAAATGAAAAGTGTGCAAGAATAAGGGAAGCATTCATAAGAGAGCTTGATGAAAATTTAGCTAAAAACTATTTTATAACAGGAGAAAGATTTTCTGTAAAAAAGATACAGTTAGACCGCAGTCTAATAATAAATGAATCTGATATATAA
- a CDS encoding 7-carboxy-7-deazaguanine synthase (product_source=KO:K10026; cath_funfam=3.20.20.70; cog=COG0602; ko=KO:K10026; pfam=PF04055,PF13394): protein MSLNVKEIFYSLQGEGGRQGEASIFIRLTKCNLKCSFCDTDFEEGVDMSVSQIISQIKHFPCKWIVWTGGEPTLQLTDDILSRFHQEGYLQAIESNGHNSLSDILDYKVISPKGNTDYAKKINEEVDEIRLPVKKGQEIPSLLSLPRAKYYLLSPIFTNDKETTKANIDYCVEYIKANPEWRLSLQIHKLIGIE from the coding sequence ATGAGCCTTAATGTAAAAGAAATATTTTATTCACTACAAGGCGAAGGGGGAAGACAAGGCGAGGCTTCGATATTTATACGACTTACCAAATGTAATCTTAAATGTAGCTTTTGCGATACCGATTTCGAAGAAGGAGTTGATATGAGTGTTAGTCAGATAATATCTCAGATTAAGCACTTCCCTTGTAAATGGATAGTGTGGACAGGGGGAGAACCTACTTTGCAGCTAACCGATGACATACTATCTCGCTTTCATCAAGAAGGATATTTACAAGCAATAGAGAGTAACGGGCATAATAGCCTTTCTGATATTTTAGATTACAAGGTAATAAGTCCGAAAGGAAACACCGATTATGCAAAGAAAATCAACGAAGAAGTCGACGAAATCCGTTTGCCAGTAAAAAAAGGTCAAGAGATACCCTCTTTGTTGTCTTTACCTCGTGCAAAGTATTACCTTCTGAGTCCGATATTTACCAACGATAAAGAAACTACAAAAGCCAACATAGATTATTGCGTTGAGTATATTAAAGCAAATCCCGAATGGCGACTTAGTTTGCAAATACATAAATTAATAGGGATAGAGTGA
- a CDS encoding 6-pyruvoyltetrahydropterin/6-carboxytetrahydropterin synthase (product_source=KO:K01737; cath_funfam=3.30.479.10; cog=COG0720; ko=KO:K01737; pfam=PF01242; superfamily=55620; tigrfam=TIGR03367), which yields MYKISKQFSFSASHILSMLEDGHPCARMHGHNYVITVHLKSETLDEFGFVKDYNELKPIKEFIDKTLDHRHLNDIIPAHPTSENIAKFIYDKFKPQMPELYAIEVSETPKTSCVYEP from the coding sequence ATGTATAAAATAAGCAAACAATTTTCCTTTTCGGCTTCACATATACTAAGTATGTTGGAAGATGGACACCCTTGTGCCAGAATGCACGGACATAATTATGTTATTACCGTTCACCTGAAATCGGAAACCTTAGATGAGTTTGGTTTCGTTAAAGACTATAATGAACTTAAACCCATAAAAGAATTTATAGATAAAACCTTAGACCATCGTCATCTTAATGATATTATACCTGCGCACCCAACTTCTGAAAATATAGCAAAGTTTATTTATGATAAATTCAAGCCACAAATGCCAGAACTATATGCGATAGAGGTAAGCGAAACACCCAAAACGTCGTGTGTGTATGAGCCTTAA
- a CDS encoding glycyl-tRNA synthetase (product_source=KO:K01880; cath_funfam=3.30.930.10,3.40.50.800; cog=COG0423; ko=KO:K01880; pfam=PF00587,PF03129; superfamily=52954,55681), whose protein sequence is MAQQEDIFKKLISHSKEYGFVFPSSEIYDGLGAVYDYGQNGVELKNNIKKYWWDSMTLLNENVVGIDSAIFMHPTIWKASGHVDAFNDPLIDNKDSKKRYRADVLIEDFIAKYDDKIKKEIEKAAKRFGEAFDEAQFRETNPRVLENQKKKDDLLKRFAQALNDNNLEEIKQIIIDCEIACPVSGTKNWTDVRQFNLMFSTDMGSTADGATKIYLRPETAQGIFVNFLNVQKTGRMKLPFGIAQIGKAFRNEIVARQFIFRMREFEQMEMQFFVRPGDELNWFNKWKETRIKWHKALGFGDKKYRFHDHEKLAHYANAATDIEFEMPFGFKEVEGIHSRTDFDLKSHEQHSGKKLQFFDPELNQSYVPYVVETSIGVDRMFLSVLAGSYCEEKLENGETRVVLKLPAALAPVKLAVLPLVKKDGLPEKAREIINNLKYDFHCQYDEKDSIGKRYRRQDAIGTPYCITIDHDTLNDNCVTIRYRDTMEQERVSIDSLSQIIAQKVDLKYLLKQIAES, encoded by the coding sequence ATGGCACAGCAAGAAGATATCTTCAAAAAACTAATTTCGCACAGTAAAGAATATGGCTTTGTATTTCCTTCTTCGGAGATATATGATGGACTTGGTGCGGTTTACGATTATGGTCAGAACGGCGTTGAACTAAAAAACAATATAAAAAAATACTGGTGGGATAGTATGACCCTACTCAACGAGAATGTAGTGGGTATAGACTCTGCTATTTTTATGCACCCTACTATCTGGAAAGCGTCTGGACACGTTGATGCTTTCAACGATCCTTTGATAGATAACAAAGACTCAAAGAAAAGATATAGAGCCGATGTGCTTATCGAAGATTTTATAGCTAAATACGACGATAAGATAAAGAAAGAAATCGAAAAAGCTGCTAAACGTTTTGGCGAAGCTTTTGATGAAGCTCAATTTAGAGAAACTAATCCTCGTGTTTTAGAAAACCAAAAGAAGAAAGACGACTTGTTGAAACGTTTTGCGCAAGCACTAAACGACAACAATCTTGAAGAGATTAAACAAATAATCATTGACTGCGAAATAGCTTGTCCTGTGTCTGGCACTAAAAACTGGACTGATGTGCGTCAGTTTAACCTGATGTTTTCTACCGATATGGGGTCTACTGCCGATGGTGCGACTAAGATTTACCTTCGTCCGGAAACTGCTCAGGGTATTTTTGTAAACTTTCTTAACGTACAAAAGACTGGACGTATGAAACTTCCTTTTGGTATTGCTCAGATAGGAAAAGCTTTCCGTAACGAAATAGTTGCTCGTCAGTTTATTTTCCGTATGCGTGAATTCGAACAAATGGAGATGCAATTCTTTGTTCGCCCTGGAGATGAACTTAATTGGTTTAACAAATGGAAAGAAACTCGTATTAAATGGCATAAGGCTTTAGGCTTTGGTGATAAGAAATACAGATTTCACGACCACGAAAAGCTTGCTCATTACGCTAACGCTGCTACCGATATAGAATTTGAAATGCCTTTCGGATTTAAAGAAGTGGAGGGTATACACTCTCGTACTGATTTCGACTTAAAGAGTCACGAACAGCATTCGGGCAAGAAGCTGCAATTCTTCGACCCAGAACTAAATCAATCTTACGTTCCTTATGTAGTTGAAACATCTATCGGTGTAGACCGTATGTTTTTGTCTGTGCTTGCCGGTTCGTATTGTGAAGAAAAATTAGAAAATGGTGAAACTCGTGTTGTTTTGAAGTTACCCGCAGCTTTAGCTCCTGTTAAATTAGCGGTTCTTCCTTTGGTAAAAAAAGACGGACTACCAGAAAAGGCTCGCGAAATAATAAACAATCTTAAATACGATTTCCATTGCCAGTACGATGAGAAAGACTCTATAGGTAAACGCTACCGTCGTCAAGACGCAATAGGCACACCTTATTGTATAACCATAGACCACGACACATTAAACGACAACTGTGTTACCATTCGTTATCGTGATACTATGGAACAAGAAAGAGTATCAATAGATAGTTTAAGCCAAATAATTGCTCAAAAAGTAGATCTAAAGTATTTATTAAAACAAATAGCTGAATCATGA
- a CDS encoding LemA protein (product_source=KO:K03744; cath_funfam=1.20.1440.20; cog=COG1704; ko=KO:K03744; pfam=PF04011; superfamily=140478; transmembrane_helix_parts=Inside_1_4,TMhelix_5_22,Outside_23_196): MKKSLIVILVLVVVGIGVFMWFKGTYNNLVQEDEKVNAQWGNVENQYQRRSDLIPNLVATVKGYAEHEQSTLENVTAARAKATQTTIDPTNLNEQTMAQFQEVQGELSSAISRLLVSVEAYPDLKANENFRDLQAQLEGTENRISTERTRFNDVAQSYNKMVRSFPTNIIAGMFDFEQKPYFKSQAGAETAPQVQF; this comes from the coding sequence ATGAAAAAGTCTTTAATCGTTATTTTAGTATTAGTTGTTGTTGGTATTGGTGTGTTTATGTGGTTCAAAGGCACTTACAACAACTTAGTTCAAGAAGATGAGAAGGTAAATGCTCAATGGGGTAATGTAGAAAATCAGTACCAAAGACGCTCCGACTTAATACCTAATCTTGTAGCAACAGTAAAAGGATATGCCGAACACGAACAAAGTACTTTAGAAAATGTAACTGCGGCTCGTGCAAAAGCAACGCAAACTACCATAGATCCTACTAATCTTAATGAGCAAACAATGGCTCAATTTCAAGAAGTGCAAGGAGAATTAAGCTCTGCTATTAGCCGCTTGTTAGTAAGTGTTGAAGCTTATCCCGATCTTAAAGCCAACGAAAACTTCCGCGACTTGCAAGCTCAATTAGAAGGAACTGAGAACCGCATATCAACAGAAAGGACTCGCTTCAACGACGTGGCGCAATCTTATAATAAAATGGTGAGAAGTTTCCCTACTAATATAATTGCAGGTATGTTTGACTTTGAACAAAAACCTTACTTCAAGTCTCAAGCAGGGGCAGAGACTGCTCCTCAAGTTCAATTTTAA
- a CDS encoding FKBP-type peptidyl-prolyl cis-trans isomerase (product_source=COG0545; cath_funfam=3.10.50.40; cleavage_site_network=SignalP-noTM; cog=COG0545; pfam=PF00254; superfamily=54534; transmembrane_helix_parts=Inside_1_6,TMhelix_7_26,Outside_27_228), with protein sequence MNNRKSIITSLIYSIIFVTAVSFVACSDDDSEKEWKNNNANAYDKVALNANPDTTWIELKDSPEGINDGVYYCVLKQGAGTEKPIGTSQVKVLYKGFYYNGNIFDSGTNNIKSVDLTELPEAGDPDFNFDSSAVYLLWEGAKYTSYVWLDGEQKFEETNYDLGYTFYPYGIVRGLSYAIQNMVVGDKWLVCIPYTLGYGASGLYSGGVTLVPGYSTLFFEVQLLDFTK encoded by the coding sequence ATGAATAATCGAAAATCAATAATAACAAGCCTAATATATTCAATTATATTTGTTACAGCTGTTTCTTTTGTTGCGTGTAGTGATGATGATTCTGAGAAAGAATGGAAAAACAACAATGCAAATGCTTACGACAAAGTTGCACTCAACGCTAATCCAGACACAACTTGGATAGAACTCAAAGACTCTCCAGAAGGAATAAACGACGGAGTATATTATTGTGTGCTTAAACAAGGAGCTGGAACAGAGAAACCCATAGGTACCTCGCAAGTTAAAGTGTTGTATAAAGGGTTTTATTACAATGGAAACATCTTCGACTCTGGCACAAACAATATTAAGTCTGTCGACTTAACAGAACTTCCTGAGGCTGGAGACCCCGACTTTAATTTTGATTCAAGCGCAGTTTATCTTTTGTGGGAAGGAGCTAAATATACTTCTTATGTGTGGCTTGATGGCGAACAAAAATTTGAGGAAACAAATTACGACTTAGGCTATACTTTCTATCCTTATGGAATTGTAAGAGGGTTAAGTTATGCTATTCAGAATATGGTTGTAGGCGACAAATGGTTAGTCTGCATTCCTTACACTTTAGGTTATGGCGCAAGCGGTTTGTACTCTGGCGGCGTAACTCTCGTGCCAGGATATTCCACACTATTCTTTGAGGTACAACTATTAGATTTTACTAAATAA